The following is a genomic window from Candidatus Binatia bacterium.
GCGCGGCGTCGCCTCGGAAGAGGCCCGCCAGGCGAAGATTCTCATGCAGGGCGTCGCCGAGCGGATCGGCGCCGAGGCGCGCAACGCGCTGCAGAGTTATCAGTCGAGTCTCTCGCGCCTCGCCGCGGCGAAGAAGTCGCGCGAGTCGGCCGACGCCGTCTATGCGAGCGAGGTGCGCAAGTTTCACGCCGGCGCCTCGACGACGTTTCTCGTGTTGCAGCGTCAGGTGCAGCTCGAGCAGGCGCGCGGCCTCGAGCTGCAGGCGCAGACCGACCTCAATAAATCGGTCGTCGAGCTGCAGCGCGTCGACGGCTCGATTCTGAGCACCAACGGGGTCAATCTGCAAACCATCGGCACCGAGGCGCTCGCGCGCTGACGCAGGACGTGAGAGTGCGCACGCTTCCGGCGATCCTCGCGATCGCCGCCGTCCTGCTCGCCGCGCTGCCGGTGCAGCGCGGTTCGGCGCAGACGCCGCAGCCGGCGCCGAGCATGGCCGAGATCGTCGGCGTGACGCAGAAGCCGTTCGTCGGCATCGCGCTGCAGGACGCGGTCGCGATGGCGCTGCTGAAGAATCCAAGCCTCGGCGTCTCGGCTTCGAACGTGCGGATCGCGCGATACCGGATCGTCGAGGCGAAAGCGAACTTCGACGTGCAGCTCAAGCTCGAGCCGTCGTCGAGCTTCTCGGTGACGCCGCCCGAGAACGTCTTCTTCGCCGGTCCGGGAAGCCCCGGGCTCTATCAGTGCTACAACGAGTTCACCGGGCAGTACTATACCTGCTCGACGCAAGGCCCCGGCAACATCATCCAGCACCAATCGTCGTTTCAGTACGGCATCACGGGCCAGAGCGTCAACGGCACGAGCTATGCCGCGGGCATCGTGCAGACGCGCACGTACAACAACACGCTGATCAACACGTTCAACCCGACGTATCAGGCCTCGCTGAGCCTCTCCGTCACGCAGCCGCTGCTGCGCAACCTCGGCATGAACACCGTCAAGCGCCAGTTGAAGCTCTCGACGATCGACGCCGACAGCAACGAGGCGCAGGCGCTCGTCGATGCCTCGAACACGATCTCGCAGGTCGAGGACTCGTATTGGAACCTCGTCGCGGCCTGGCGCGCGGTCGCGATTCAAGAAGAGGCGCTCAAGGAAGCATCCGATCAAGAGCGCAGCGTCGCTCGCCTCGCCAAACGCGGCGCGGCCCCGCCGGTCGGGGTCGTCGAGGTTCAGGCGCAGGTCGCGAAGTTTCAGGCCGGCGTCTTCTCGGCGATCCAGACCGTCTCGCAACTGCAGATCCAGCTCAAAAGCCTGATCGTCGCCGACCCGAAGGATCCGATCTGGAACGCGAACCTCGTGCCGTCGTCGCCGGTGCAGGAGCTGCCGGCCGCCGGCGATCTCGCGGCGATCGTCGCGCAGGCGCAGCGCAATCGGCCGGAGGTGCGTCAAGCGTACGACGTGCGCCGGCAAGCCGACGTCGATCGCGCCTACGCGAAGAACCAAGCGCTTCCGCAAGGGGACCTCCAGATTCTCTACATGAGCAACGGCTTCGCCGGGCTGCTCGCGCCGATTCCGCACTTCGAGCAGTTGAGCTGCAACCTGCCGAATCTCGGATGCCCGACGCCGCCGCCGGAGACGCAAGGCACGATGGCCTACGCCTATCACAATCTCTGGGCGGCGCGCTACCCGACGTTCAACGTCTCGTTCGTCTTCAACATACCGATCGAGAACAACGTTGCTCGCGGCCTGGCGCACACCGCCGACGAAGAAGAAGATCAAGCCGCGATCCAGATGCAGAACGTGAACCAGCGCATCGGATCCGAGGCGAACGACGCGCTGCAAGCCTACCAGTCGGCGCTCTCGCGGCTCTACGCGGGGAGCAAGGCGCGCGAGGCTGCCGAGGCCGTCTACGCAAGCGAAGTGCGCCGTTTTCACAACGGCACGTCGACGACGTTCCTCGTGCTGCAGCGTCAGGTCGAGCTCGAAGAGGCGCGCGGGCGCGAGCTCCAGGCGCAGACCGATCTCAACAAGGCCGTCGTCGAGCTCCAGCGCGTCGAGGGAACGATTCTCTCGGCGAACGGCGTCGACATCGAAAAGCTCGGGACGAAAACCCTAGCCCACTAGATCGCCGTAGGCTATCGTGCCTTCAGCGTCCCCGCGGCGAGCTCGTCCACCATCCAGAGCAGGCGCCCGGAGACCGGCGCGACGATCTGCGCCGGGTATTTCACCGGATCGCGCGGACCCTCGAGCACGGTCGCGAGTATCTGCGCTTTCTCGGCGCCTTCGACCGCGAAGACGACCGCGCGCGCGCGGTTGATCACCGCCGGCGTGATCGTGACGCGCCACATCATCTGCGATTGCGCGTAGACCGCGCGGACGAGCGCTGCGTCGTCGGTATCCGGCGGCGTTCCGGGAAAGAGCGACGCGGTATGCCCGTCGGATCCGAGCCCGAGCATGATGAGATCGAACTCCGGCCGGTCGCCGAGATCGGTGCGCAAGACCGAGGCGTACTCGTTTGCGGCCAGGCCCGGATCGATCTCGCCGGCGATGCGGTGCACGTTCGCAGCCGGGATCGGCACGGAATCGAGGAACGCCTTGCGCGCCATGCGGTAGTTCGATTGCTCGTCGTCCGGCGGCACGCACCGCTCGTCGCCGAAGTAGACGAAGACGTCGCTCCACGAGAGTTCGTCTCGCAGCGGGATCTGCGCGAGCAGCTCGTAGGCCGCGCGCGGCGTGTTCCCGCCGGAGAGCGCGACCCGGAACGCGCCGCGATCGGCGGCGGCAAGCGTCCCGGTCGTTACGAAGAACTCGGCGAGCGCTCGCGCGAGCGCCGGCGGATCCCGATAGACCTTTAACACTCCGCGAGGATCGCGCCGGCCGCGGCGAGCGCGCCCGCAAAGATGCGATCGTTGCGCCCCCAGAAGATTGCACGCTCGACGAGCGCCGCGATCCCGGGGTTCTCGATCGGACGATAGCGCGCGGGGCGCACGCTCGAACCCGAGACGCTCAGGAGAATCGTCTGCGCCTGGGCGTCGGCTTGCGCGACGAACGTCGAGTGCGACGAGCTCAGCGCGATGCGGACGATGCGCCGCGGCTCGCCCTCCCGTCGAATCGCAAAGGCGACGCGTTTGCCTGACTCGTCGAGCATCGTACCCGGGGCGTGCGGCGTCCAGCGCAGCCGGCTCGCGAGCCATCCGAGTAGATAGAGCGCCTCGGGCTCGGAACCACACGCAATCTCGACGCACTGCAAGTCGCGCAACGCGGGCGCATCCTTGCCGTCGAAGAAGATTGCGACCGACTCTTGCCACGGGGCGAGGCGCAGGTACGCGATATCCGCGAGCGCCATTTGGGGGTGAAGCGAGACGCATTCGACGACCTCGCGCAGCGCGCTGCGGCCGCCGTCGATGAGCGAGCTGTTGCAGACGACGGTCTCCGCGCTCGCGGAGAGGGCCGCAAAGCGCTGGTCTCGCGCGATGCCGGGCGCGATCCAGCAGAGCACGATCGGCGCTCCGGGGAGACGCAGCGCATCGACGCTCGCGCGCAGGCTCTCCGCGGCGCCGTCTTTAACGCCGAGCTCGTTCCAATCGGCGGGATCGACTCGCTCGCGGCTCGGTTCTTGCGTCGCGTCGAGGACGATGACGCGCGCCGGATGCTTCGAGACGAGCGTTCGGATTCTGTCGCGCGCGAGCGCGCCGATCGCGGCTTCGTCGAAGAAGACGACGACGGTCATCGTCGCGACGGTCGCTCCGGCTGCGGCCTCGCGCGTCGCGTTCACAGCCTGCGCCACTCGGGGAAGAGGGCGTCCGCGCTCTTCGGTCCTTGACTCCCGGCGGAGTAGTTCGGAAACGAGAAGTCTTTCGTATTCTGCCAGACCTCGAGAATCGGCGTCACGATCTCCCACGCGCGCTCGACGGCATCCCAACGCGTGAAGAGCGTCTGATCGCCGAGCATCGCGTCGCCGATCAGCCGTTCGTACGCCGGGGGCGACTGCACGCCGAAGCCGCTGCCGTAATTGAAGTCCATGAAGACGCTGCGAACGTGTTCCTTCGGCCCGGGGACCTTCGCCTCGAAACGCAGCGAGATTCCCTCGTCCGGCTCGATCTTGATCACGAGGACGTTGTTCTCGATGCGATCGGTCGACTCGCCGTAGAAACGGTGCGGAATCGGCTTGAAGGTCACGGCGATCTCCGAGAGTTTGCGGGGAAGCCGCTTTCCGGAGCGCAGGTAGAACGGGACGCCCGCCCAGCGCCAGTTCTCGACGTAGAGTTTTGCCGCGGCGTACGTTTCGGTGTTCGAGTCGGGAGCGACGTCCTGCTCTTGGCGGTAACCCTTGACCGATCGCCCGTCGATCGCGCCGGGGCCGTACTGCCCGCGGGCCGACATGTTCCAGACGTCGGCGTGATCCGGCGGATCCACCGC
Proteins encoded in this region:
- a CDS encoding OpcA/G6PD domain-containing protein, whose translation is MNATREAAAGATVATMTVVVFFDEAAIGALARDRIRTLVSKHPARVIVLDATQEPSRERVDPADWNELGVKDGAAESLRASVDALRLPGAPIVLCWIAPGIARDQRFAALSASAETVVCNSSLIDGGRSALREVVECVSLHPQMALADIAYLRLAPWQESVAIFFDGKDAPALRDLQCVEIACGSEPEALYLLGWLASRLRWTPHAPGTMLDESGKRVAFAIRREGEPRRIVRIALSSSHSTFVAQADAQAQTILLSVSGSSVRPARYRPIENPGIAALVERAIFWGRNDRIFAGALAAAGAILAEC
- a CDS encoding TolC family protein, producing the protein MRTLPAILAIAAVLLAALPVQRGSAQTPQPAPSMAEIVGVTQKPFVGIALQDAVAMALLKNPSLGVSASNVRIARYRIVEAKANFDVQLKLEPSSSFSVTPPENVFFAGPGSPGLYQCYNEFTGQYYTCSTQGPGNIIQHQSSFQYGITGQSVNGTSYAAGIVQTRTYNNTLINTFNPTYQASLSLSVTQPLLRNLGMNTVKRQLKLSTIDADSNEAQALVDASNTISQVEDSYWNLVAAWRAVAIQEEALKEASDQERSVARLAKRGAAPPVGVVEVQAQVAKFQAGVFSAIQTVSQLQIQLKSLIVADPKDPIWNANLVPSSPVQELPAAGDLAAIVAQAQRNRPEVRQAYDVRRQADVDRAYAKNQALPQGDLQILYMSNGFAGLLAPIPHFEQLSCNLPNLGCPTPPPETQGTMAYAYHNLWAARYPTFNVSFVFNIPIENNVARGLAHTADEEEDQAAIQMQNVNQRIGSEANDALQAYQSALSRLYAGSKAREAAEAVYASEVRRFHNGTSTTFLVLQRQVELEEARGRELQAQTDLNKAVVELQRVEGTILSANGVDIEKLGTKTLAH
- the pgl gene encoding 6-phosphogluconolactonase, giving the protein MLKVYRDPPALARALAEFFVTTGTLAAADRGAFRVALSGGNTPRAAYELLAQIPLRDELSWSDVFVYFGDERCVPPDDEQSNYRMARKAFLDSVPIPAANVHRIAGEIDPGLAANEYASVLRTDLGDRPEFDLIMLGLGSDGHTASLFPGTPPDTDDAALVRAVYAQSQMMWRVTITPAVINRARAVVFAVEGAEKAQILATVLEGPRDPVKYPAQIVAPVSGRLLWMVDELAAGTLKAR